Genomic segment of Gilliamella apis:
ACCAAATGAGCATCTAGATTATTCTAATATTCCAACAGTGGTGTTTACTCACCCACCGATTGGTACGGTTGGTTTAAGTGAACCGCAAGCTATATTGCAATATGGCCCAGAAAACGTCAAAGTTTATAAATCTACTTTTACTGCTATGTATACCGCGGTCACATCGCATCGACAACCTTGCCGAATGAAATTAGTCTGTGTTGGTGAGCAAGAAAAAATTGTTGGTATTCATGGCATTGGTTATGGTATGGACGAAATATTACAAGGGTTTGCTGTAGCATTGAAAATGGGAGCAACCAAAAAAGACTTTGATAATACTATTGCAATTCATCCAACAGCAGCGGAAGAATTTGTTACAATGCGTTAATATTTATCATTTATCTTACTTTTTACCGAAAACAGGGCGATTGCCCTGTTTTTTATTAATAGTCTTTAATGATCTGATTTATTTTGCCAGCCATTTTGGGCTAATGAAGTAAAGCCAACTACAACAGCTAGTAAAGCGACAGCTGAAATATAAATACCTGCGCCAAGATAACTAAATTCGCCTAATAAGTGATCTGGGCTTAACAAATAAATAGTTAACGTTGGGGTAATTGCACTAAATAGTGCGTAGGCCAAATTATAAGAGAACGATAATCCAGAATAACGAATTGCCGGTGGAAACGTTCTAGTGCCGATAATTGGTGTCATGGCTATCGAGCCAATAAACAAACCAAATACAGCCCAAATAGAATAAAGTTTAGTTAATGATATATCTGCAGTTAAAGAACTATAAAAATAGATACTGACTACTGCTAAACCACCCCATGTGATGATAACGGTTTTTGCTGTACCTAATTTATCATCTAACCAACCAGCAATAACACAACCAATAGATAAGGTTAAAGCAGCAATACAACCACCGATACGCCAATCAAGATTTGCAAAATGGTACATACCACCAACAATGCGTCCAGGAGTAATTAAAATACCGACCATAATAGCGGTGGATAAAGACCAAGTTAATAATGCGACAATCAAACATGCCGTTTTGTGTTTTTTTAATACGGTAACCACAGGTATACTTTTTTCTAAAGCTTTACGTGCAGCTAACTCTTTAAAAATTGGCGTTTCAGATAAAAATTTGCGTAAATATACTGAAATAACCCCAAAAATACCGCCAATAATAAAAGGAATACGCCATGCATAATCCAAAATATTTTGGTTAGTAAAATAGAGATCAATAATAATTGTGACGAAAAAGCCAAGTAAGATACCACCAGTAATGCCTGAGGTTAAAGTACCGACACCTAAACCATAACGTTGTTTTGGGGTATGTTCTGCGATAAATACCCATGCGCCAGGCATTTCACCACCGATAGCCGCGCCTTGTAGCATCCGCATCAATAACAATAATAATGGTGCTACAATACCAATTGTTTCATAAGTAGGCAAAATACCAATGATAAAAGTAGGTAAAGCCATCATCGCCACACTTAAGGTAAACATTCTTTTACGACCAACTTTATCACCAAAGTGCGCCATAATAATGCCACCAACAGGGCGAACCAAGTAGCCGGCTGCAAAAATTCCCCAAGCAAATAAATCTAACGTTAACGGCGATAATGTATGGGGTAAAAATAACGGTTTGACAATGGTATCAATGTAGAGTGCATAGATAACAAAATCATAAAATTCTAATGTTCCTCCTAAAGAGGATAATATCAATGTTTTTAAATCTTTGCTGTTCAATGGACGTGCCACTGGTTGCCATTCAGCATTAATCTCGGACTGACTCATGAAAAAACCTTATTGTTATAGTTAAACTGATATAGTCAATTAAAAAAATAATTATATATTGACTAAATCTTAATAGTGAATGGTCATTCTGCCATAAAAAATAGATATTTTTTTAATCATAAAAAAATTTAATCAACAGTAATTATCTGCTGGTTAGATTTATAATCTAAATTTATGGATGATTTAAATAAACACTCAATTTATTTATCAAGTATAATAATCTCAAAATATTAAGTTAGAATAACTATGAAAAATAACCAACCAAAACGTTGTAGTTGGGTTAGCAATGACCCGTTATATATTGATTACCACGATAATGAATGGGGGCATCCACAATATGATAGTTTAAAACTATTTGAAAAAATCTGTCTTGAAGGTCAACAAGCAGGGTTATCGTGGATTACAGTTCTAAAAAAACGAGATGAATATCGTCGATGCTTTTTCAACTTTGAACCGCAAAAGATTATCCAATTAACGACGACTGATATAGAATCATTACTTGAAAATAAAGGCTTAATTCGTAATCGTCTAAAACTTAATAGCATTGTAAAAAATGCTCATGCCTACTTAGCAATGCAAAACAATAATGAGGATTTTTCTCAATTTATTTGGTCCTTTGTTAATGGTAAACCTATAATTAACCACTTTAATGACATAAGTGAAGTTCCAGTTAGCACCGAAATATCAGATAGAATGTCAAAAGCATTAAAAAAGAGAGGATTTTCTTTTGTTGGATCAACGATCTGTTATGCATTTATGCAATCGATGGGATTAGTTGATGACCATTTTGAAACTTGTTTTAAAAAATGAGAGGTATTAGATGATAATCATGAAATTAATTAGATGGTTACTGATATTAATACTATTTTATTTTATTATTTGTAATATTATTATTTTTATTTTTGCTTACCAAAAACCAGCAGCGAATGCTGATACTCTGGTGGTATTAGGTTCACAAGTCGTGGGCACTCCAGCGCAAGCTCCTTTAACGTTACAAATTCGCTTGAATACTGCGATCAATTATTTACAAGCTAATCCCAATACAAAAGTGATTGTATGTGGGGGGCAGGGTAGTGATGAATCGGCGACTGAAGCGAGCGTGATGGCTGATTATTTAATCCAAAAAGGTATTGAACCTTCAAGGGTCTATTTAGAAGATAGATCAAGGCGAACAGCACAACAATTTGTGTATGCTAATCAAGTTTTGCCATTAGGAAAGACCGTTGTGGTAACTAATGATTTCCATATTTTACGTTCAATCATGTTAGCTAAACGATCCAATATTGGTGATATTTCAGGTTTGTCAGCACCATTAAGTTATAGTAATTTTGATAAATATATTGCCATGATAAGAGAACCATTAGCTTTACTTAACTCATGGTTATTTGATCATCCCTTAGATTATGTTGAAACTAAACTTGATAATTAATTGGTCTTATTGCTTCAGACTATTTCACTTTACAGATTTTTAATGGTTGTCGTGGTATGATTAACCATTGCTATTTAAATTAAAATTGATAAATATGAATACAGATACAATTGTTGCACAAGCGACACCGCCAGGTCGTGGTGGTGTCGGAATATTGCGTGTTTCCGGCCCTAAAGTGCAAGATGTTGCTAAAGCCGTTTTAGGTATTTTGCCTAAGCCTCGCTATGCCCATTATTTACCTTTTTTAGCTTCGGATGGTACAACCTTAGATGAAGGGATTGCTTTATTTTTTCCCAATCCACACTCATTTACGGGTGAAGATGTGCTTGAACTACAAGGGCATGGTGGTCCAGTTATTTTAGATTTACTATTAAAACGTATTTTAGATATTCCTGGTGTGCGGATTGCAAGGCCGGGTGAATTTTCAGAGCGAGCTTTCTTAAATGATAAATTGGATCTAGCACAAGCCGAAGCTATCGCAGACTTAATAGATGCCAGCTCAGAGCAAGCAGCAAAATCAGCCTTATCATCTTTACAAGGGGTATTTTCTAAAAAAATTAATACACTGGTTGAATCATTAATTCACCTACGTATTTTTACTGAAGCTGCTATTGATTTTCCAGAGGAAGAGATAGACTTTTTATCTGATGGGAAAATAGCCGCAGAACTTGAGCAAGTCATACAACGATTAAATGAAGTCCGTCAAGAAGCTAAACAAGGTTCATTATTGCGTGAAGGCATGAAAGTCGTCATAGCGGGTAGGCCTAATGCCGGTAAATCAAGTTTACTTAATGCATTAGCTGGACGGGATGCAGCTATCGTAACGGATATAGCTGGAACAACGCGCGATGTTTTACGTGAACATATCCATATTGATGGAATGCCTTTACATATAATCGATACTGCCGGCTTACGTGAAGCTAGTGATGAGGTTGAACGTATTGGTATTGAGCGAGCATGGCAAGAAATTGATCAAGCCGATAGAGTGTTATTTATGGTCGACAGTACAACAACTAATGAGACAAATCCTGAAAAACTCTGGCCAGAATTTATTGAACGTTTACCGAAAAACATGCCAGTCACAGTTATTCGCAACAAAGCTGATTTAACTGGTGAACCATTAGGTTATAGTGAACAAAATGGCTATTGTCTTATTCAATTATCAGCAAGAACAGGTGAAGGTATTACATTATTACGTGATCATCTCAAACAGGTTATGGGTTTTACTAGTAGTACTGAAGGTGGTTTTCTGGCCCGTCGTCGACATCTACAGGCACTTGAGAAAGCAGCAGAGCATTTGAACAATGGTCAATACCAACTTACCACATTCCATGCTGGCGAACTATTGGCAGAAGAACTAAGATTAGCTCAAGAAGCGCTAAGTGAAATTACTGGTGAATTTACGTCTGATGATTTATTAGGACGAATATTCAGTTCATTCTGTATTGGCAAATAAGTTTTATCTACAGATAACTAAATATTTTAAACAGATCTTTCAATTTCAAAACCTATATAATTTTTTAAGTTATATGGGTTTATTTTTCAGTGTTTGTAAAAATTGTTTTATAAAAGTTTTAATTAAAAAACAGGGATAGATGCGAAAAGATTTATCCCTAATTAAAAATGATAAAAAAGTTATGCTAACTTATTTATTCTTGCCGGCATTATTGGGCACTAAAATTAAAATTGAAATAAAACATAACAGACAAAAGCTAACATTAATCCACAGTCCAATTGCCGCCGCTGTGGCGACACTTTGACCGCTGGCAATAACTGCAGCATAGGTTGAGGCTGAAATAGCGACACCAAATGCACCCCCTAATGAGCTTGCCATTTTATATATTCCTGATGCAACACCAACTTTATCTTCCGGAGCACTGGCTATTGCGGTATCAATTGATGGTGTAGCGTAAAAACCTAAGCCAAGACCCAATAAAATATAGCCGGCTAACACCGAAATAATATAAAACATGTCGGGTAAGAAAGTCAGCGTCATCAAGGCAATACCTGAACCGGTAATTAACGGCCCGAGTAACATTGGTTTTTTCGCCCCGACTTTTTGTAAGATCTTTTCACCAACTCGAATCATACATAAAACCGAAACTAAATAACCTATGGTCAATAATCCATTTTCGAAAGGGGTAAAGCCTCTTCCTTGTTGGGTATAAGTACTGGCAACAATTAAAGTACCGGCCACAGAATTAAGTAGAAAGTTAGATAAGGTAGCTCCACGATAAGGGACGTTCTTAAACAGTGAAAAATCTATAAATGCGCCATTAGCTTTACGATTTTCTATAGCAAAAAATAAAATCAGAAAAACCAAACATATCGTAGCGAGTGATAATGTCATTACACTAGTCCAACCAAAAGTAGATCCTTTGGTGATGACAAGGTTTAACGTAACTAAAGTGATCACAAAAACGAATAGCCCAACATAATCAAATTTGGGCAAACTTGATGGATCGTCAATTTTAGTTTCTGGTGTCCCTTTCAATAACAGCATACCTAACACAGCACAGATGATTGAGATAATAAAAATCCATTGCCAACCTAAATAAGTGGCTATTGCTCCACCGGCAAGTACACAAGTTCCTGAACCACCCCAAGAGCCAATTGACCAAAAACTCAATGCTCGTTGACGATCTTTACCTTCATAATAGGTTTTCACTAATGCCAACGTCGATGGCATAATACAAGCAGCAGATAAGCCTTGAATAATCCGACCAATGGTAAAAAGTACTTCACCTCGGGCTAAGATCAAACAAAGACAACCAATAATACTTAAAATAAAACCTAAATAGGTAAAACGAACTCGGCCAAAGCGATCAGCGAGTCCGCCAGCAACGACAATAAAACAACCAGAAAACAGCGCGGTTAAACTGACGGCTAAATTGAACGATGCAGGAGTGATACCAATACTATGTTGAACCGCCGGCCCAACATTGACTATAGACTGAGCAAAAAGCCAAAAAGTGATCACCCCTAATACAATACCTAAAGTTAATCGGTTGTAACTTTTAAACTGCTTTGCTGGAGAATTTTTTGAATTTGACATATTTATTTTTGACATAGCTGCACATTAATCCTTATATGTTTAAATAGTTTTCAGTTAATGCCACCCAATATGATGCAGCGGTAACAATACATTTATCATTAAAATCATAACCAGGATTGTGCACACTACAAAAACCGGGTTCATCGCCATTACCTATAATCATATAGCAGCCATTAGGATTACTTTCTAACATAAAAGCAAAATCTTCACTGCCCATAAAAGGATGACAATTATCATGCACGCGATCTTCACCGACTAATTTTTGTGCGACTTCTAATGCAAATTTGGTTGCATCTGCACCATTATTCAATACCGGACTACCATTCACATGCTCAATTTGTACTGAGGCGCCAAAACTCTCTGCTTGTGCAGTTGCAACTTCGCTAATCCGTTTAAGTAATAAAGCACGAGTATCGTTATCCAGTGCTCTAACCGTTAACTTCATTAGTGCATCGCTATTAACAACATTCGGCGCTTCACCTGATTGAATACAACCAATCGTGATAACGGCTTGCTCAAATGGTGACACATTACGAGAAACAATGCTTTGTAAGGCTGTGCCGATATAACAAGCGACAAGCGTTGCATCAATCCCTCTTTCTGGCATTGCACCATGGGCACCTTTACCTTTAATATGAATATGGATCGTATCGGATGAGGCCATAAGAGCGCCGGCTTTGAAATAAAAATGACCTTCTTTAAAACCTGGCATGTTGTGGATACCGAAAATAACATCACAAGGAAATTGTTTAAATAAACCGTCGTCAACCATTACTTTACCACCATATAACAACTCTTCTGCTGGTTGAAAAATAACATGCAAAGTGCCATCAAAGTGACGGGTTTCGGCAAGATATTTGGCTGCACAAAGCAAAATAGTGGTATGACCATCATGGCCACAACCAT
This window contains:
- a CDS encoding YdcF family protein — protein: MKLIRWLLILILFYFIICNIIIFIFAYQKPAANADTLVVLGSQVVGTPAQAPLTLQIRLNTAINYLQANPNTKVIVCGGQGSDESATEASVMADYLIQKGIEPSRVYLEDRSRRTAQQFVYANQVLPLGKTVVVTNDFHILRSIMLAKRSNIGDISGLSAPLSYSNFDKYIAMIREPLALLNSWLFDHPLDYVETKLDN
- a CDS encoding MFS transporter, whose product is MSKINMSNSKNSPAKQFKSYNRLTLGIVLGVITFWLFAQSIVNVGPAVQHSIGITPASFNLAVSLTALFSGCFIVVAGGLADRFGRVRFTYLGFILSIIGCLCLILARGEVLFTIGRIIQGLSAACIMPSTLALVKTYYEGKDRQRALSFWSIGSWGGSGTCVLAGGAIATYLGWQWIFIISIICAVLGMLLLKGTPETKIDDPSSLPKFDYVGLFVFVITLVTLNLVITKGSTFGWTSVMTLSLATICLVFLILFFAIENRKANGAFIDFSLFKNVPYRGATLSNFLLNSVAGTLIVASTYTQQGRGFTPFENGLLTIGYLVSVLCMIRVGEKILQKVGAKKPMLLGPLITGSGIALMTLTFLPDMFYIISVLAGYILLGLGLGFYATPSIDTAIASAPEDKVGVASGIYKMASSLGGAFGVAISASTYAAVIASGQSVATAAAIGLWINVSFCLLCFISILILVPNNAGKNK
- a CDS encoding M20 aminoacylase family protein, coding for MQHIMETIRKTEQEFIDIRHQIHQHPELGFEEHKTSDLVASKLAEWGYEVHRGLAKTGVVGVLKNGTSNKKIGIRADMDALPIIEASGKPWSSQTHGKFHGCGHDGHTTILLCAAKYLAETRHFDGTLHVIFQPAEELLYGGKVMVDDGLFKQFPCDVIFGIHNMPGFKEGHFYFKAGALMASSDTIHIHIKGKGAHGAMPERGIDATLVACYIGTALQSIVSRNVSPFEQAVITIGCIQSGEAPNVVNSDALMKLTVRALDNDTRALLLKRISEVATAQAESFGASVQIEHVNGSPVLNNGADATKFALEVAQKLVGEDRVHDNCHPFMGSEDFAFMLESNPNGCYMIIGNGDEPGFCSVHNPGYDFNDKCIVTAASYWVALTENYLNI
- a CDS encoding MFS transporter, which encodes MSQSEINAEWQPVARPLNSKDLKTLILSSLGGTLEFYDFVIYALYIDTIVKPLFLPHTLSPLTLDLFAWGIFAAGYLVRPVGGIIMAHFGDKVGRKRMFTLSVAMMALPTFIIGILPTYETIGIVAPLLLLLMRMLQGAAIGGEMPGAWVFIAEHTPKQRYGLGVGTLTSGITGGILLGFFVTIIIDLYFTNQNILDYAWRIPFIIGGIFGVISVYLRKFLSETPIFKELAARKALEKSIPVVTVLKKHKTACLIVALLTWSLSTAIMVGILITPGRIVGGMYHFANLDWRIGGCIAALTLSIGCVIAGWLDDKLGTAKTVIITWGGLAVVSIYFYSSLTADISLTKLYSIWAVFGLFIGSIAMTPIIGTRTFPPAIRYSGLSFSYNLAYALFSAITPTLTIYLLSPDHLLGEFSYLGAGIYISAVALLAVVVGFTSLAQNGWQNKSDH
- the mnmE gene encoding tRNA uridine-5-carboxymethylaminomethyl(34) synthesis GTPase MnmE — translated: MNTDTIVAQATPPGRGGVGILRVSGPKVQDVAKAVLGILPKPRYAHYLPFLASDGTTLDEGIALFFPNPHSFTGEDVLELQGHGGPVILDLLLKRILDIPGVRIARPGEFSERAFLNDKLDLAQAEAIADLIDASSEQAAKSALSSLQGVFSKKINTLVESLIHLRIFTEAAIDFPEEEIDFLSDGKIAAELEQVIQRLNEVRQEAKQGSLLREGMKVVIAGRPNAGKSSLLNALAGRDAAIVTDIAGTTRDVLREHIHIDGMPLHIIDTAGLREASDEVERIGIERAWQEIDQADRVLFMVDSTTTNETNPEKLWPEFIERLPKNMPVTVIRNKADLTGEPLGYSEQNGYCLIQLSARTGEGITLLRDHLKQVMGFTSSTEGGFLARRRHLQALEKAAEHLNNGQYQLTTFHAGELLAEELRLAQEALSEITGEFTSDDLLGRIFSSFCIGK
- a CDS encoding DNA-3-methyladenine glycosylase I, which codes for MKNNQPKRCSWVSNDPLYIDYHDNEWGHPQYDSLKLFEKICLEGQQAGLSWITVLKKRDEYRRCFFNFEPQKIIQLTTTDIESLLENKGLIRNRLKLNSIVKNAHAYLAMQNNNEDFSQFIWSFVNGKPIINHFNDISEVPVSTEISDRMSKALKKRGFSFVGSTICYAFMQSMGLVDDHFETCFKK